ACGGTGCAGACCACGAAGAGATTATCCTAACAAGTCGGAGATACAGGAAATGAAGGGGTTCGTCGTGCGCATCGAGATGTCTCTTCCGCAGTACCACGGTACCAATCCTTGGCGTACGCAACTGGATCCCCATCAATTACATGACTTTGATGACATCTCTACCGAGCTTGTTTGAAGTTGCTTTTCTCATCCTAATAGTAACTCACCGATCAGTCCTACAAGGAGAGGATTGGTTGTCAGCCTGCCAATGAACGTTATGTACCTTCGAAATGCTCCAAGAGATATAGGAACACACACTCCACCACTCCTCCTCTGTGCGATGACTTGGTGCATTGACTGCGGGGGATGCTAGATGAAGTTTGCTGCGGACATGCACCATCCGCAACCATCGTGACAGTTTAGTAGCGTGCTTCCCCACATGATGATCGTACAAGACGTCTAGGCCTCAGTGAGCAAACTATTAATGTTGTTGGCACCATGCGGAGCAAAGTCCGTCGATGGCCAAGATATGTATCGGAATTCAGACAGGGACAGCAGCCGCCACTTTTGCCCATCATGAGCTGTTTAGGTTTAGTAACTTCTTTTGAGCTCAACTCTTACTCACTTTGTGTGACCCTCTTACGTCAAAGAGCAGGTTTATTTGCCCGATGTTATGCTGTAACTCACTGAGTCATCCCTACTCGAAGGATGAGGGGGGAAGCTCGAGACCATGCTTACGCTCCCATAAAACTATATATAAAGTCCTCTCTAACCCCTTCTCAAAGCCATCACTCAATACAAAATCTTCCACATTACAATCAAAATCCGAGTCCCTCTTCTTCCAAGATTCACTCCCAAACTCTTTTACAATGTCCGACTACTCCGGCCCCGGCCTTTACGAAATCATCCCCCAACATGCTCAGAAAATGAGCGTCAATGTCTGGGGCGGCGCAACAACCGCCGGCACCGAGGTCAAGCTATAGTACGTTGTTACTTCAAGCAGCCACAACAACTCTGACCGACCGACTGACGGCTTCCAGTGACCGAACCCCCACTGCCAAAAACACACACTTTGAAATTGTGGCAGCAGGAGGCACTTCCGCAAAACCAGAGATTGGAGACCGTGAATACCACATCATCGCGGGCAACTCTGGGCTCTACCTTGCATGCGACGGTAAGTATCATCTAGTTTTGTTTCTCCATCGCATTGCTTCACTCGACCCCTATCTGAGATGGAATGC
The sequence above is a segment of the Pyrenophora tritici-repentis strain M4 chromosome 3, whole genome shotgun sequence genome. Coding sequences within it:
- a CDS encoding RicinB-lectin-2 domain containing protein, giving the protein MSDYSGPGLYEIIPQHAQKMSVNVWGGATTAGTEVKLYDRTPTAKNTHFEIVAAGGTSAKPEIGDREYHIIAGNSGLYLACDDADKITVQLRAPLDASIRWKLAHVGNGAFCINSVNGKKQLNVRGAGKENGTEMIMYDMSPKSENAQFILKAVV